Part of the Arachis hypogaea cultivar Tifrunner chromosome 6, arahy.Tifrunner.gnm2.J5K5, whole genome shotgun sequence genome, ACTCAACCGTCGTCTAAAAGCACACGATTTAGACCCAATAACATTCTCATCTCTGTTTCAGATAAcatctcaaaatatttttattctagttAATACAAAGCTTCATAGATGAGTATAGTGTACATGTTTTGAAGCAAATTTCCTCTTGGATtatcgaaaaagaaaaaaaagtaatttcTCCTCTTGgaccaaattaaattaatatacctTCAAGCTaaagtattttctttatttattctcTTGTGGCCATTTTAGGACCACCTAGACACTTTTCTTTGTGACAAAATTCTTATTGTATACTCTGCAATAATACCATATCACGCGGCTCTGATACAAAACccaaattaactaatttttaagtACAAGAATATTAAtttcaacaatatatatattttatgattaagATTAATGACTAAAACTATTAAAATACtagtattttttgaaatattaaaacGATTTCTAATTAATATTACTACTAGTCAATCAAACTCTGCTATTCAACTTGTACGGAAGGACCACATTGAAAGGGAATCATCCAGTATTGGTGGAGTTTATAGAGTTGCGAGAAAAGGACTCTATAGATAGTAGGTATCCTAGATATGATGGGGTCCTAAAAAAGAATCGGAATCCTCGTGAATCCAGTAATTATCATCCAATGATCATGTCCTACCCTACTACAGTATTACCCCCATTGCCACACATAGTGCCTTGGACGATCTAATGATATTGATTGATGATCATGCCACTTGACAATGTGCATGCACGTAAATAGATTCACTTAAAAGCTTCCCAGCCTTGCCGACAAAATTAACTTTTATGCATCAACTATGCCCTTTCATGGCCAAgtctatctttgtatcacttttcaaatattgtttttttttttacggtaaGAATTAATTCATGCagatttgagtttcatttaagaGTTTATCACTAGCTAATATGTTAGTTGCATATATCAGGTGACATCTGAATTCTaatacttacttaagcggacgagtAAACTAATCATTACTTGACCAATCTAAATTAGttaaatatacaaaattatttaatCGGACACTTTCATGTGTGGATATTATTAAGTTTCACATCGTCAAAAATTGAAAGTTAATCTTTATAATTGTGAGACAATTTTTATCGCTTAAGCTCACTTTTGTGATAAGTTAGATCACTTAATTTCATATATATCTTATTGGACATTTATATAGACACTTTTTATATTGGCAATACGTGTTTATTTTTCGGACACATTTTATAGAACTATAGTAAAGGAATGAGGTTGATCAAATTGTTTCCACATGCTTTGTTTCAAAGTTATCACTGGAGCATGATAAAGATTTTCAACAAAGTATGATGCATAATATGGTCAACATATTAATGCTTGTGAATTCGTGCATCCTAAAATGCCAAGCATTTTTACTATACTTTCGAACATCGAATATACTAAGCACATTGGCCTACTTGGTAGATATTAgaggggaaaaaaaagaaagaaaaagttgatTTAATttgtccatatatatatatataggactgATGAATATACGTAAATACAAGTTGCTTCCAATGGCTACATCACTACACCGACCTTTGAAATATGATGCTTTTATATGATTTGCTTtgtccttattctaaaaattaaaaataattggatGTTTAGCATTCGGCAATGCTAGTGTACCAGAAATGGTTTGACTGCACACCACATATGCAAGCCCACTACCACAAATATTAAgacctttttttctatttttatttttaatcatttctacttttataaaaaattaaaaaacataacTATGTtgctttaattatgtttttaatattttttcacaaatttttaaaaacaaaaactattgAAAATTAAGATACTAAATGAAAATAGAAATCAATTAGACCATTATTATATTTACACAGTAAAAACTGACTTGTAGGAAAAGAAAATGACACTGCATGCTAGCTCTTTCACTTTCCCTGTTGAGAAAAGTAAAAAGAAATTATTTGTTGTTGCACAGTTTCGTTCTTGCTACACattcaagaagaagatgaaacCAAAAGAGAattagaggagaagaagaagatattaAATGTGTAGAAGATTTTAACATGAGTTAATTAACAAGATAATTGACCACTAATAGCTATCGCTTTGACGTTTTGATACAtttggaaaatatatatatatatatatatatatatatatatatatatatatatatatatatatatatatatatataggtaaatGTTATCCTACCCTTTCTAAAGTAACATGTAAGTTATTCTCTTTCATATGTCATATTTTAATTGGGTGTTTATTTTAACCTGAGTTATCTTTTCCACTATTTTCTCCCAAGCATCACCCTTTTATTGGTGTTTCATTTTCTCTTCCCAAATCATTGTTTTAGAAAAGGTATTCCAACTCTCTCTTTAATCCTCCTCACTCCTTCATCGTCGTCATTACGCATATCACCGTCTCATTCGGTGTCTTATTTTCTCTTCCCAAATCATTCTTCTAGAAAAagtactccaactctctctgATTACCTTTATTCCTCCCCATTGTATTCATTCATCGTCGTTGTTACGTCTATCACCGTCTCATTCGGTGTCTTATTTTCTCTTCCCAAATCATTTTTCTAGAAAAAGTACTCCAATTCTTTCTGATTACGTTTATTCCTCCCCATTGTATTCATTCATCGTCGTTGTTACGTCTCCCAAGCATCACCGTCTCATTGGGGGTCTTTTTTCTCTTCCCAAATCATTCTTCCAGACAAgatactccaactctctctaatTGTATTTACTCATCCCCACTCCTTTGTCGTTGTCGTTGTGCTTCATAAGTATCACCGTCTTATTGGGTATTCCATTTTCTTCTGCCGTTACCGTCTTTCAAGATATTATTAACTTTCATGAGATTAAAGTAACTCAGGTTAAAATGAACACCCAATTAAAATATGACACATGAGagagggtaacttacatgttattttagagaagGTAGGATAGcattcaccatatatatatatatatatatatatatatatatatatatatatatatatatatatatatatatatatatatatggacctATTTTGTGTCTAAGTAGATTGATATTTGGTGGAACTTAAGTGCAAGcgacttcacgtgaaattaatagttaagaattgttagatgaaaatttagtcaaattagtcaaattatttaTGGACTCTCcgttattaacttcacgtgaagtcgactgcaccggAGTTTTCACCTTGatgttaaatatataaaaaaaaatcaaagtgacagttatttaaaataaaaaaaatagaaaacaaaaataatttataatttgataTTTTACAATTAGAATATTCCATGAAAGCTTAGCGTTGTCTCCTACCACAGCAGATTCAGTAGGTTGGACCCGCTAAGAGACCATGCAAAGAAGGGCATAAAAATAAAGTTATATAGGCTTTAGCAAATCTAGTTGAGGAGGGAATTTTCATATACGTTGCCAGTATCTGAACCACAActcaaaatttttgtttattggtaGTTTGCTTGTTCGTGACCATATTCCACTCGATCCATATCTATCTGTATCACTGTATGCTACGGTGTTTTCTATTAactactaaatttaaaaaaaaaaaggctagGAAAAGGTATACTTTATACCTCTATCAAACATTTCAAAACGTTTcagttttatatttgattaaaatTGAACTAagtcaacaattttttttttcaattttatcctcTTCATTTTTCATCGTCTTCTTTCAAAGtttcaattctctctctctttaccaCCATCTAATGCAATACTTGAGAAAAATTATGAAATGAAAATACCGAATTATTTTTCTTGAGAATCAACCTTAACAACAAAGGAAAAAATTTAAGGTCGAAAAAGACGGTATATATGCAGAGAAGTAGAATGACTAGGGGTTGTTTTACCATATTGGGTTGTTAGTGatgtttttattttagttgtacTTATGTTTATTCCTGTTTGCTCCACCGATGGTGTAGAgccttttcattcaaaaaaaaaaaaagtagaatgaTGAGAAGACAATATAAGAAGGGATTTGTTTCTATTCAATATGCATGTTTGGTTAACTCTAGTTAAATGCGGATTCTCCAATATTGCTTTCCAAATTCTTGGTCCTGCTCTATATTCTGTGCAAACAAATAATTCAAATTCTAGTTGGTTTGCCCAAACATtatatttcttcttcttataaATAGGAACACACATTACCATCCTCTCTTCAAACATCATCATCAGCTTGGAGTCTTATTCAATAGAATAGAGCCTCGCTTTCATTTAAAACcttcttatttttaattaccaTTTTTTCACTATACACAGTATAAATATAATGGCATCGAGTTCAATGTCATCTTCAGGGTCATGGAGTGCTAAGGACAATAAGGCCTTTGAAAGGGCATTGGCGGTTTATGATAAGGACACCCCTGACCGTTGGTACAACGTTGCTCGCGCCGTTGGCGGAAAAACTCCCGACGAAGTTAAGCACCACTACGCACTTCTCCTCCGAGATGTTGGCTACATAGAATCTGGGCAAGTGCCATTTCCAAAGTACAAGACAAATGGAGGCTCTAATTAGCTCAAAAAGGTCAAAGTAAGTAACTAAGCATATTTTAGTAAATTCTTGAATTATGTTATTTAGCTagagaaaaaaatgttacaaaattatcagaatttattattttttattattagttaattatttatatttaaaaatatagaataaaatatgttattaaattattaaattaaaaaaactaaattaaaagaattcaATTGATGATTaagagataattaaaattaataaattctaatagtCTTAATATTTTTTGTCAACAATTTTATAATCAATATATAACTAATTATACACAGAATTATTCTAAgagtaattaatgaatattaaataagataattttaaattattttaattaattttttattatattttaaatattattttgtaaaataactctgacaactttttttttttgttctttttctttccttgcaGGCTGGAAAACCTGAAGCTCAATTGACCAACTGGCATTAACAACAAAGAATTCATGCGTTTTTTCTTTGCAAAGCAACATTTATAGGACCATATAGGTCAATAGGTGTAATTGTATTGCGAGTAATATAGCAATGGACTATAGATCATAAGAATATGTCCATCGATTCCCCGTTCTAGTTTAATTTATTATCCATCAAGCAAGAATAATCAAATATGCTGGTTCAAACCATTAATAAagatgtaattattttttatgcacATTTTTACCtactttttttggtgactattttTAACCTACTTTAATTACTAACTCATTTGATATTTGTTGGATATACATGATTTTTGTGTTATATTGTGTTtcagaaaagataaaatataattctctaaatatatttaaacacatctaatataatattattacgtATTGACATATAACTTTATTATTAGTctagatatataatatatattgttttttttttcaaagataataggttgtatttcattaattattaaaaaatgaaatacaaagatgtccaaaagcaggacagcataataaaaggtggggatttcccaaaaacactacactgaaagtattcatccaacggtgcgtggtcgaaaaacgaagaaaaatcttaaagaagaaataatgataaatcaaattgaatgtaTCTAAGAGCTTGTCTCATGGAGATGACGACTtaaactgggagttctttggatttcacggagCAATTTGACAGAGCTTGCtaaaataacaatatataatatatattgttattttattaattagtataaaaaaatatcttaaatattttacataatttaaaaagacattaaaacatttaaaaaaattaacttatattttaatattaataaaatataaaaatattattataatttatctaaaaattattttatattttatatataccaCGTATCTTTGTATGATTGTAcctcacaaaaattaaaattagtatacTTAAATGTTCTAGGTATTTATGTTCATATATATTAGTGCCATTGCTTTATAGATAATAGaaaaaatagacaaaagtacACTCGAATTTTTACATAGTAGATAGATGTATTGCTCAATTTTTTAATGAGTTATTTACacacataaatataaaatttcgTTGTCAATTCTACCCTTTTGTGACCTGAATAATTTTTTGGCGGTGGTGGAGACCAGGTGGCACGGTATTATGTGATGTGGCCAATTTGGGGTGTGACACAgtagaaaatagaaatattaCATGATGAAATTTGTTGAAATATATTTATAAGAAAAGGGCATAATGGAACCACGGTTCATCCTCTTCTTTCTCCAATTCCTTTGAATCTTAGGGTGGAAAAAAACCAACCAAAGTTGCAATCAAACTCATAAGCCAGCATCTCCCAATCCTGCTCCTACAACCCAATCAATGCCACAACCCAAAACTTTAAACGTCAATCGAAACACAACCTAGCAGTAAAGTGAAGCAGAAGTCCCACCTCTTAATGGTTCCCAACAAGAAGGTCAGAATGAAGTGCCCACCCAAAAATCTAAGAATAGTCAGAAGAGCATCGTATAAGAGGCCAGCACCGACTAGTCAAAGGTTTGTGCAAGGAGGAAGGAATGAGACACCAAAGATCTTTGTTCCTCACGTGGAACCTGATTCCTCtgattcataaacaaaatcagaaTTCACATACCTCAACGAAGAAATAATCTCCCAGGGTTCCACTATATAGTAGACTCAAGCACCACTACGTCAAGTCTATGTAGACACTTGCCATTATTGtagttgaacttcttcttcttcctatttTTTGGGATAGAAGACGAGCCACCACAGTCACTGGCACAAGCATGAGGTATATTCTTCCTTCGTTGAGAGTGTGatattttgatacattagagtttACAAACCCCTATTACCACAGACAGGAAGAAGATGTACAGAGAAAAATGAAGAGAATGAAGGAAGAATTTTTTTCACCCTGTGTTAGGATTCTTAGGGTTCGAAAGAATTAGAGAAGGAAGAGAATGAACAATGGTTCTATTGTGcccttttcttatatttatttcaataaatttaataatgtaaTAGTTTTATTTTTCACTATGTCACCCCAAATTGGTAACATCACACAATACTGTGCTACTTGGCTTCCACCACCGTTGGAAAAATTATTCAGGTCACAGAAGGGTAGAATTGACAATGAAATTTTATATTCGTATGTGCAAAtgactcattaaaaaattaaaaaatacatctGTCCATCGTGTGAAAATTTGGGTGTACTTTTGTCTATTTTTCCtatataataaatttgtttatatCATTGTCCAAATAGTTAAGGCCCTAACTCCCTTTGATGGGCAACTAGAGAAGATTATATCAAGAGTTACAGAGATTAACTTACTCGACTTATTCAGAGCACGGATATCCTAACTATATGACCTGGATTAACTCTCACTACAATAAATGCGGAAGATAACGGCGACTAATTGGTAAGATTGGGCGGTTATGGAAGCGATTTGCATTTTAGCTGATAAGGGTGCTGAATCACAAGCCATAGAAGCTGCTGTGCTGAGTTCCGTGAGTCACAAGTCAGTTTGAAGGAAGTTAGTTTGCTGAGCTGTTAGTATGCTTAGCTGTACACTTGCTGTTTTTGGGTAAGTTTGTTAGAATTCAGTTATAGTCAAGCTTCTAGAATCAGTTGAGTGTTCAGTTAGATGCTTCTAGAGCCAGGTTGCACTTGTACATATAAAAGCACACTCACCCCTACTGAAAAGCTAAGTTCTGCAACAACAAACACATAATGCacattttcaaaactcaattctcTCTGTTCTCTCTGTTTCTTCTTTCTCAATCTCTCATTCTcatctccctcttcttctgaaTAGTTATCTGAGTTTCTGGTAcctttcatggtatcagagctctagGTACCACAGCTTCCGTAAGCTACTGAACAAGATCTGTCTCGATAAAGATTGCACAGAATTTTGTAGCAATGCCAATATCCATGAAATTGGATGAAAACAACTATCTACAATGGAAAGACCAGGCAGAATAAACGGTTGAAGGCAATGATATGTTGAATCATCTCACTGGATAAGGCATTCCTCAAGCTTGTCTTGCAGATGGCTCACAGAATCCAGAGTTTCAGAAGTGGAAAAGGCGAGACGCTCTTCTGAAGTCTTGGTTACTTGCTTCCATGTCAAATCCATTCACTACATGAATGGTTGGTTGCACGCTCACACACCAGATTTGGAGAAGGCTGAAAGATCATTTTTCTTCTCAAATCAAAGCCAAGGTAATGCAATTGAAGAACAAACTTAACACTATTCAAATAGGTGCATCAGTAACTGAATATGTGTTGTCAATAAAAAGTACTATAGATGCTCTAGCTTCGGTAGGAGAATCAATGAAAGAAAGTGATCATGTTAATGCAATTTTGCATGGCCTAACTGAGGAGTATGAAAATGTTGTGACTTCTGTCTTGGCAAGATCGAATAGTATCACTGTAGGTGAATTAGAAGCACCATGGTTGTCAAACTCAcgagttaactcgtaaactcgtacgagtttacgagtttaggTAGTAGAATCGAGTTAACTCGGACACAAACTCGTTTCTGGGTAGACTCGGGTAGACTCGAACAGAATCGGTCAAACTCACGAGTTTGAGGGCGAGTCAGCAAGTTTGATTTGGGAGCCTATTTtcgccaaaacgacgtcgttttgggtaaaaaaaaaaggaaagggcTTCGTTCATGTAAGAAAACCCTAATCCCAAACGGCCAAACCACGCTAACACACAGAACAGAGAAACACTCTCTTCTCCAAGACTCCAAGCCCATCGTGCTGCCATCCATCGTTGTCTGTGCCACCACGCCGGAGGCTGGACGGATCCCGCACCATCTTCTACCTCGTGGTGCAGCGCTGCCACCGTCATTCATGTCCACTACTCAGTCCTCACTTCGTTGGTGAAGCTGAAGGCTGACGGCGACGCTGAAGGTTCCTCGATGCTTCACGGCACTTCTGTTCTTCCTCTCGTTCCTCACCTTTGGTTTGTGTTCCTCGCCCTCTGTTCTGCACTTCTGTGGTTCTGCCTAAGCTGAAGGTTGCCTGAGCTGCCTCTCTTTTTCTTTGGTTCTACCTGAGCTTCCTTCTCTAAGGTAATTTTTTTCCcaaatttaaatatcaataatTTCGGTTCTGCCTGAGCTTCCATCGGTTCTGCCATTTTGGTTCTGACTTCTGAtattaatagtttaattttttttagtttaaattttggTCATCTGGTGTGATGAATGATAAAATTGGTTATTGAAAtttgatgaaaaaaattaaacatgctTTAATAAGTTAATAATGTATCAAAAATTAAACTGATGCTTTAATAGTTTAATTAGTGTTAGATACTTAGACtattagttatttaattagttattttttgttgAAGAATTTGAATATCTGAAACTGAAATACTGAAACTCTGAAATGTTAGGGTTAGTTTAGTTTGTTTTAATAGCTGCTTCTTGTAATTTGTAATTTGTTACTTGTTTTTCGATGTCCATGTTGTAAAGTTGGCTCATGATTTTGAAAGCTTTGAGCTTTTCAATATTTTAACTTGTTTATTAGCTCTTAACCTTGTTCGGGTGTGCAAATTTGACTGTGCTTGCACAATGGTCCTTCCAAATCCAATTGGTTGAGTTCTTAGATAATGTTTGTCTCATATTCCTTATCATTGCACTCATCATGCTTCTAGTTGCTGAATTTGCTTTGCTTTTATGGAAAATGAGGTGGAAAGAAGAACTTTATTTGGAGGATGCATAGATTCGTGTTTAGAGTTTAGATGCCAGTTTGCTTTAAGTACAGTTGCTCAATCTTTTTACTTGTCATTACTCATTCCCAATCAAAGCATATTTGTGTAACTCATATAACTGATTCTACGTAGAATCAGTTTTACAAAAGCATACTAAAATATGAAGGCTCACGTGcatttattttcatataaaattcataactaagaattgttagataatttgacaagtttaactaaatttttatttactgATTCTCAACTATTAATTTCACATGAAAATGACTGTTTGTAAGTTTCTACCTTAAAAATATACCAACTTTTAtatgactttgttccttctgttatgggatttatttatttttgaagcttctcttttcttttttcttgtaaATTGATATGTTATGCTATGCTTGTATTGCCGATTGTCAGTGCACATGCCTCACATAGATGCAGATGCTAATCCATATAAGCATCAATTGTTGGTAGATAGTTAATGATTGGAAGGAAGCTAACATGAATTGTATTATATTACAATACTTAAAAGAAATGAGATAGTTTCAGCTAACATCAattgtattatatttaatttgtagtTTAGTTTGTTTTTAATAGTTGTATTGGttataaatttatcaattttgatAGTGGACTAGTGGATAACTTGGCAATTGAATCCTAAAATCTGAATTTGTTATTTATCATTTATTCATTTTATCAACTTTGATAACTTCGTAACTGAATCTGAATGTTGATTTAGggacaaaaatacaaaatgtcTGATGAAGATGGTGAAGGTGATGATGTTGATGCCATGAAAGATGAAGATGTTGGAGGATTTTAGTTTTAGTCTTTTACTTTATTAGAACATTTAATTGTTGCgttgttattttcttttgtttttagttgtGTTATATGAAGTTTTGATTGTGTGATTGTGTGTTTTATGTTGAACTAGATGCATATTTGTGATTTCTGAAGGATTTGAATGTGTGATCTAGAGTACTTGTTATAAATTATAATTGTAgtattatgttaatttattatgtttttttatgttaaaattgttaaatttaaGTGCCTATAtttgagtaaatatatatatatatatatatatatatatatatatatatatatatatatatatacaaatatatattatacatgatatatatatattttttataaaaaatttataacaggtaaactcgtacgagtctacgagtcgagtttacgagtcgagtctaggtcagctccacgagtttacctagactcgcgagtttgacaaccttgAGAAGCACTACTACTTGCTCATGAAAGTATGTTGGCAAGATTCAGAAGATCTGAGATGTTTGTGCAAGCAAATATAGCTCAGCACTCGCAGcattcacaaaatcaacaaagtcaATTTCCGCCTCAAAATTCAGCAACAAGAGGCAATTTTACAGAAAGTTTTCGAGGAAGAGCAGGAAAGATGAGCAGAGGAGGCAGAATGATGCAAGATCTTCAAAATGGAGAAAGAGGAGTATTAGGCCAGTATCCTGAAAATAAAGAAGCACAAGAACAACATCACTATGGTTATGGAAGAGGACAGTATAGAAGAGGCAGAATGCAGTATGGATAGTATGAAAGACCACAATGTCAAGTTTGTGACAAGATAGGACATACATCTAAGACCTGCTGGTATAGATATAGTGAGGAAGAGCAATATGAAGGAAACTACAGTGATCAAATCAATCAACCTAAAGCTAACCTCAACAATGTACTGGCTACACCAGCCACCATTCAAGACCCAAATTGGTATCCTGACTCAGGAGCTACCCACCACATGACACATGATGAACAAAATCTGGTTGAAAAGGAAGAATACATTGGTAATGAGCAAGTTATGATAGG contains:
- the LOC112698292 gene encoding protein RADIALIS-like 2 — encoded protein: MASSSMSSSGSWSAKDNKAFERALAVYDKDTPDRWYNVARAVGGKTPDEVKHHYALLLRDVGYIESGQVPFPKYKTNGGSN